The Rhododendron vialii isolate Sample 1 chromosome 8a, ASM3025357v1 genome has a window encoding:
- the LOC131298740 gene encoding protein SIEVE ELEMENT OCCLUSION A-like: MINPSQHNKLQVGIEEVLKRKTVVLLISDLDHIEEEERFALKRTYDEAKKKSDLQYEIVWIPVVDRSTDEEASRKKFEQLQAKMSWYTVADPWLLDPVVIRYIKEEWHFSKKLILVALDPQGKAVCNNALHMFMVWGNIAYPFTVDKEESLWKEETWNLELLVGGSYPDISDWISQGKHICLYGGAGLEWVRNFTAAAKDLAKTAGITLEMVYVGKSKANERVKKITSTIATEKLSHCFPYPISYFWTRLESMWYSRSQHGKTAEKVRILQEVLAMLSFDGSEQGWAVISNGLTEMTRANGNTILKIFKEFKLSEEETKQKGFVPALNEINKTLSQQHHCNKVLLQWTSTGMPEEVLCADCARPMEKYFMYRCCTD; this comes from the exons ATGATTAACCCTTCCCAACATAATAAACTGCAGGTTGGCATCGAGGAAGTACTCAAGAGAAAGACTGTGGTATTGCTTATATCGGACCTTGATCATATTGAGGAAGAAGAGCGCTTTGCCCTTAAGAGAACCTACGATGAGGCGAAGAAAAAGTCAGACCTTCAGTATGAGATCGTATGGATTCCGGTCGTCGACAGGTCAACTGATGAAGAAGCGAGTCGAAAGAAGTTTGAGCAGCTGCAGGCAAAGATGTCATGGTACACGGTGGCCGACCCTTGGTTGCTCGACCCAGTAGTCATCAGGTACATCAAGGAGGAGTGGCATTTCTCGAAGAAGCTCATTCTGGTGGCGTTGGACCCACAGGGTAAGGCGGTCTGCAACAATGCCCTCCATATGTTTATGGTATGGGGAAATATTGCATACCCTTTCACTGTTGACAAGGAAGAATCACTCTGGAAGGAAGAGACCTGGAATCTTGAGCTACTGGTGGGCGGCAGCTACCCAGACATATCGGATTGG ATATCACAAGGGAAACACATTTGCTTGTACGGAGGAGCAGGCCTCGAATGGGTCCGGAATTTTACTGCCGCAGCAAAAGACTTGGCCAAGACTGCAGGCATTACCTTGGAAATGGTTTATGTCGGAAAGAGCAAGGCAAACGAACGAGTAAAAAAGATCACCTCAACCATCGCAACAGAAAAGCTCAGTCACTGTTTTCCATACCCGATCTCATACTTCTGGACCCGATTAGAGAGCATGTGGTACTCCCGGAGTCAACACGGCAAGACTGCCGAAAAAGTCAGGATACTCCAGGAGGTGTTGGCGATGCTGAGCTTTGACGGAAGTGAACAAGGGTGGGCAGTAATCAGCAATGGATTGACCGAGATGACAAGGGCCAACGGCAAcacaattttgaaaatctttAAAGAGTTCAAGCTTTCGGAGGAGGAAACCAAGCAAAAGGGCTTTGTGCCGGCCCTCAATGAGATCAATAAGACGTTGAGCCAGCAGCACCACTGCAACAAAGTCCTCCTTCAGTGGACAAGTACTGGCATGCCGGAGGAGGTGCTGTGTGCAGATTGTGCACGTCCCATGGAGAAGTACTTCATGTATCGCTGCTGCACCGATTGA
- the LOC131298742 gene encoding 28 kDa ribonucleoprotein, chloroplastic-like — MSCSVKPVYKSLLSSAPNGCLFSLSAIFTTTKTSSYQDLSKHIKIHLSLSHSKPPFPLFSTNSSRTHSSTTVSLKIMLRPSTDVRTRMQTHCVWSHSMHVGLDDGRGNHTHRMSVDTFVFGHVSKEISFRGGFEVDHFYWVKCYRETGESRGFGFINMSTAEEADMAIEMFHHFSFGRRVIKVDFAKEKSRGSF; from the exons ATGTCTTGTTCAGTTAAACCTGTTTACAAGTCCTTATTATCATCTGCTCCAAATGGTTGCCTATTTTCCCTTTCAGCAATCTTTACCACCACCAAAACCTCTTCctaccaagatctttccaaacACATCAAAATCCACCTCTCTTTATCTCACTCTAAACCCCCATTTCCGTTATTTTCCACAAATTCTTCACGTACCCATTCTTCGACCACAGTCTCGCTTAAGATAATGCTACGGCCGTCAACAGATGTCCGGACACGGATGCAGACGCATTGTGTTTGGAGTCATTCAATGCACGTTGGTTTAGATGATGGACGTGGAAACCACACCCACCGGATGAGTGTGGATACATTTGTGTTTGGGCATGTGTCCAAAGAAATTTCCTTCAG GGGAGGTTTTGAGGTGGATCACTTTTATTGG GTTAAGTGCTATAGGGAGACTGGTGAGAGTCGCGGGTTCGGATTTATCAACATGAGCACTGCTGAAGAAGCTGATATGGCTATCGAAATGTTCCATCACTTT AGCTTTGGGAGGAGGGTGATCAAGGTGGATTTTGCCAAGGAAAAATCACGTGGATCTTTTTGA
- the LOC131298741 gene encoding protein SIEVE ELEMENT OCCLUSION B-like, with amino-acid sequence METHTIKYRILSQLAKRISSPCLFNLFQPKKMFAKFAQATKQQNNIDIVRFGTISQATKMQQQSNIDIGRFGTISFSASDDSALMKQILSTHSPHGLEVDVKPILPVIKDVLHQANLSMDSVITSGARDQADALVKEKTAVAGFDGKLKEDASIINKISCELTCKCSGGDDAHSIAMTIFNNLSNYSWDAKMVISLAAFAANYGEFWLMAQLSTTNPLAKSVSLLKQLSNIRGHASSLKSRVDPINNLLHNAILKVIDFIFQFKELPPQYISHERPPAPLATAMAHFPSAAYWTIRSIVVCSTQTTSLLGMSNEQSKPTEALELSSLAEKLANIHICLSSLLQDCQAHIDENKRYKRFCHLFEMVHIEDNMTILKDLISLKDDKQQKPLLGGSTKKRVLFMISSSLHLLIFSSLVHQIRRFYYAYNGLASRKYSRERLQYCLYRPDLDHIAEEELFALKRTYDEAKTKSDLQYEIVWIPVVDRSSDEEMSRKKFEQLQAKMSWYTVADPWLLDPAFIRYMKEEWHFSKKLILVALDPQGKVVCNNALHMFMVWGNIAYPFTVAKEESLWKEETWKLELLVDGNYPAISDWISQGKHICLYGGADLEWVRNFTAAAKEFAKTAGITLEMVYVGKSKANERVKKITSTITAEKFTHCLPYPIYISYFWTRLESMWYSRTQHGKTAENDRILQEVSAILSFDGSEQGWAVISNGSTEMVRANGDTILKIIKEFKLSAEETKQKGFVPILNENIEKSRKLHHCNKLLLPWTSTGIPEKLLCADCARPMEKYFMYRCCTD; translated from the exons ATGGAAACCCACACAATCAAGTATCGCATCCTCTCTCAACTTGCAAAGAGGATATCCTCCCCCTGCCTTTTCAACCTTTTCCAGCCCAAAAAAATGTTCGCCAAATTTGCACAAGCCACAAAGCAACAGAATAACATTGACATCGTAAGATTCGGAACAATATCACAAGCCACAAAAATGCAGCAACAGAGTAACATTGACATCGGAAGATTCGGAACAATATCGTTCTCAGCATCTGATGACAGTGCTTTGATGAAGCAAATCCTGTCGACCCACTCCCCCCATGGCCTTGAGGTTGATGTCAAACCTATTCTCCCTGTCATCAAGGATGTCCTGCATCAAGCAAATCTGAGCATGGACAGTGTTATAACTAGC GGTGCACGCGACCAAGCTGATGCCTTAGTTAAGGAGAAGACCGCTGTGGCCGGATTTGATGGCAAGCTGAAAGAAGATGCCTCCATTATAAACAAAATTTCATGCGAG TTAACGTGCAAGTGCTCTGGTGGAGATGATGCCCACTCAATCGCAATGACCATATTCAACAATCTCTCAAACTACTCCTGGGATGCAAAAATGGTGATCTCCCTGGCAGCCTTTGCTGCTAACTATGGTGAATTCTGGCTCATGGCTCAGCTCAGCACAACCAATCCCCTCGCCAAGTCGGTCTCCCTCCTCAAGCAATTGTCAAACATCAGAGGGCATGCAAGCTCACTGAAATCGCGTGTTGACCCCATTAACAACCTTCTCCACAACGCCATCTTGAAAGTGATTGACTTTATTTTTCAGTTCAAGGAGCTTCCCCCTCAGTACATATCGCATGAGAGACCGCCGGCGCCTTTGGCTACTGCCATGGCTCATTTTCCATCTGCTGCTTACTGGACCATCCGAAGCATTGTTGTTTGTTCCACTCAGACTACCAGCCTTTTAGGCATGAGTAACGA GCAAAGCAAACCTACTGAAGCATTGGAGTTATCGAGCTTGGCTGAAAAGCTCGCCAACATACATATTTGCCTTAGTTCACTACTACAAGATTGCCAAGCGCACATAG ATGAGAATAAACGTTACAAGCGCTTTTGTCACCTGTTCGAGATGGTCCATATTGAGGACAACATGACGATTCTTAAGGACTTGATTTCCTTAAAGGATGATAAACAGCAAAAGCCACTCCTGGGAGGCTCTACCAAAAAAAGGGTATTATTCATGATCTCCTCTTCTCTccaccttcttattttttcatcaTTAGTTCACCAAATTAGAAG GTTTTATTATGCttataatgg GTTGGCATCGAGGAAGTACTCAAGAGAAAGACTGCAGTATTGCTTATATCGGCCGGACCTTGATCATATTGCGGAAGAAGAGCTTTTTGCCCTTAAGAGAACCTACGATGAGGCAAAGACAAAGTCAGACCTTCAGTATGAGATCGTATGGATTCCTGTTGTCGACAGGTCATCTGATGAAGAAATGAGTCGAAAGAAGTTTGAGCAGCTGCAGGCAAAGATGTCGTGGTACACGGTGGCCGACCCTTGGTTGCTCGACCCAGCATTCATCAGGTACATGAAGGAGGAGTGGCATTTCTCGAAGAAGCTCATTCTAGTGGCGTTGGATCCACAGGGTAAGGTGGTCTGCAACAATGCCCTCCATATGTTTATGGTATGGGGAAATATTGCATACCCTTTCACTGTTGCCAAGGAAGAATCACTCTGGAAGGAAGAGACCTGGAAACTTGAGCTACTGGTGGACGGCAACTACCCAGCCATATCAGATTGG ATATCACAAGGGAAACACATTTGCTTGTACGGAGGAGCAGACCTTGAATGGGTCCGGAATTTTACTGCCGCAGCAAAAGAATTTGCCAAGACTGCAGGCATTACCTTGGAAATGGTTTACGTCGGAAAGAGCAAGGCAAACGAACGAGTAAAAAAGATCACCTCAACCATCACAGCAGAAAAGTTCACTCACTGTTTGCCATACCCGATATACATCTCGTACTTCTGGACCCGATTAGAGAGCATGTGGTACTCCAGGACTCAACACGGCAAGACTGCCGAAAACGACAGGATACTCCAGGAGGTGTCGGCAATACTGAGCTTTGACGGAAGTGAACAAGGGTGGGCAGTAATCAGCAATGGATCGACCGAGATGGTGAGGGCCAACGGCGACACAATTCTGAAAATCATTAAAGAGTTTAAGCTTTCGGCGGAGGAAACCAAGCAAAAGGGCTTTGTGCCGATCCTCAATGAGAACATTGAGAAGTCGCGCAAGCTGCACCACTGCAACAAACTCCTCCTTCCATGGACAAGTACTGGCATACCGGAGAAGTTGCTGTGTGCAGATTGTGCACGTCCCATGGAGAAGTACTTCATGTATCGCTGCTGCACCGATTGA